GAAACCTGATGCAATTCCATCATCTACCAAAATGACAGATCTCCTCTCCACCTGAACTGGAGATTTAACCTTTCGAAATTCCATAACACGCTTTTTGACTTTGTCCAGTGTTTTTTGAATACCTTTTTCAATTTCATTTTCACTAAGCCCTGTTCTGGAAACTATATTTCGATTTATACGTACTGTACCATCAAAAGCTACTGCACCATAACCTGCTTCCCTGTTCCATGGAAGGGTGATCTTGCTTACAACTGCCACATCCAGGGGGATTTGCAAATTTTTAGCTGCGGCAGCTCCTACAGGTACTCCTCCAGCTGGAATTGCAAAAACAACTGCATCAGAATTTTTGTATTGTTCAAGCATTTTGGATAGAACTTCTCCTGCATGTTCACGATCATGGAAAACTCCTGCCTGATTTCTAAGCTCTGGTAGGTCGAAAAAATTATCATAGGTCGAT
This region of Methanobacterium sp. genomic DNA includes:
- a CDS encoding phosphoribosyltransferase family protein gives rise to the protein MVSTYDNFFDLPELRNQAGVFHDREHAGEVLSKMLEQYKNSDAVVFAIPAGGVPVGAAAAKNLQIPLDVAVVSKITLPWNREAGYGAVAFDGTVRINRNIVSRTGLSENEIEKGIQKTLDKVKKRVMEFRKVKSPVQVERRSVILVDDGIASGFTMLVAVEALKNSGADEIIVAVPTGHLEAVKHIVPNVEAVYCANLRSGWAFAVADAYMKWSDVTEDEVIQILKKF